From one Rosa rugosa chromosome 4, drRosRugo1.1, whole genome shotgun sequence genomic stretch:
- the LOC133745226 gene encoding histidine biosynthesis bifunctional protein hisIE, chloroplastic-like — protein sequence MASSQFHCLQSVRVSSPSRLSISTSFDHGRVSFQRKSNCLVYASTNNFNSDLHLQSKVETVLDSVKWDDKGLAVAIAQNVNTGAILMQGFANREAVATTISSRKATFYSRSRSTLWTKGETSNNFINVHDIFLDCDRDSIIYLGKPDGPTCHTGAETCYYTSVIDLLEDQQSGGDKFPLTTLNSLESTIAKRKGELEVPQSGKPSWTRRLLLDEKLLCSKIREEADELCRTLEENEDKSRTASEMGDVLYHSMVLLALKDGKMEDVLEILRRRFSQSGIEEKRSRKTQG from the exons ATGGCAAGTTCACAGTTCCACTGTCTGCAATCAGTCAGAGTTTCTTCCCCGTCTCGGCTTTCCATATCTACTTCATTTGATCATGGTAGAGTGAGTTTCCAAAGAAAGAGCAATTGTCTTGTTTATGCTTCCACCAACAACTTCAACAGCGACCTTCATCTTCAATCAAAG GTCGAAACAGTGTTAGACAGTGTAAAATGGGATGACAAAGGTTTAGCGGTTGCAATAGCTCAAAATGTTAACACAGGAGCCATCTTAATGCAAGGTTTTGCAAACAGGGAAGCAGTGGCTACAACAATCTCCTCCCGGAAGGCCACATTCTACAGTCGGTCGCGATCAACACTCTGGACAAAGGGAGAGACCTCCAATAATTTCATTAATGTCCATGACATCTTCCTTGATTGTGATCGAGACTCT ATAATATACCTAGGGAAGCCTGATGGCCCTACTTGCCACACGGGAGCAGAGACTTGCTATTACACCTCGGTGATTGATTTGTTAGAAGATCAGCAG AGCGGAGGAGATAAATTCCCTTTGACCACTCTGAACTCTTTAGAATCTACAATTGCAAAGCGAAAAGGAGAACTAGAAGTCCCACAATCTGGAAAGCCCTCATGGACGAGACGACTACTACTTGATGAGAAATTGTTGTGTTCAAAAATCAG GGAAGAGGCAGATGAGCTATGTCGAACATTAGAGGAGAATGAGGATAAGTCACGTACTGCCTCAGAGATGGGAGATGTGCTCTATCATTCCATGGTTCTGCTGGCCCTTAAAGATGGAAAAATGGAAGATGTTCTAGAAATTCTACGACGTAGATTTTCTCAGTCGGGTATCGAGGAAAAGAGAAGTCGCAAGACACAAGGCTAG
- the LOC133743812 gene encoding adenylate kinase isoenzyme 6 homolog, whose protein sequence is MARQRPNILVTGTPGTGKTTMSSALAEETQLRHINIGELVKAKSLHDGWDNELDCYVINEDLVCDELEDMMEEGGNIVDYHGCDFFPERWFDLVVVLQTDNTVLYDRLTQRGYSGSKLSNNVECEIFQTLLEEAKESYPENIVQPLKSDSIEDISTNLASLTDWVRRWQPST, encoded by the exons ATGGCAAGGCAGAGGCCGAATATATTGGTGACTGGCACACCCGGAACAGGGAAGACAACAATGTCGTCTGCCTTAGCAGAAGAGACACAGCTTCGCCACATCAACATAGGTGAGTTGGTCAAGGCAAAGAGCCTCCATGATGGCTGGGACAATGAGCTTGACTGTTACGTCATTAATGAAGACCTGGTGTGCGACGAGCTTGAAGATATGATGGAAGAAGGAGGGAACATAGTGGACTACCACGGTTGCGATTTCTTCCCTGAGAGATGGTTTGATCTTGTGGTTGTGCTTCAGACTGACAACACTGTCTTGTATGACCGTTTGACTCAAAG AGGGTATTCCGGCTCTAAACTTTCCAACAATGTTGAATGTGAAATATTTCAAACTCTGCTTGAGGAGGCAAAAGAGAGCTACCCGGAAAATATTGTACAACCTCTGAAGAGTGATAGCATTGAAGACATTTCAACGAATCTCGCTTCTTTGACTGATTGGGTGAGGAGGTGGCAACCATCAACTTAG
- the LOC133742187 gene encoding fasciclin-like arabinogalactan protein 19: MAAFTVRTLSLVPVLLLLAVVFTFPTGTASISTREYEWMQRVLRNHGYNLICNAMATSDLQYELLTLPPNASFTVFAPTDASLFALDMIQTASYYIDTLRVHVVPLRFSVSDLRSISSGSILPTLLPYRALRLSTDPLAVSGVDVVLPGLFYSRRVAVHGLGGIVSLSSVVPYGSHLQASAPVASGGADKVAPLKTVSNRTDLSPAATPQSEAVSLMNAHSNGTASADLSPVVAESPVTTASPSPPTGVHDNSTASEDTPSASPVPSPSADSVPERARALLMEISDCNSDSEGDEISEKSPLLMEAQAVGEVKKCGALDEMTIDCFVPEDGDGLEQLSLKRVVRALV; encoded by the coding sequence ATGGCGGCCTTCACCGTCCGAACACTCTCGCTCGTTCCGGTACTCCTCCTCCTCGCCGTCGTCTTCACTTTCCCGACGGGCACGGCGTCGATCTCAACCCGCGAGTACGAGTGGATGCAGCGCGTGCTCCGCAACCACGGCTACAATCTGATCTGCAACGCCATGGCCACCTCTGACCTCCAGTACGAGCTCCTCACGCTCCCGCCCAACGCCTCCTTCACCGTCTTCGCTCCCACCGACGCCTCCCTCTTCGCGCTCGACATGATCCAAACGGCGTCGTATTACATCGACACCCTCCGCGTCCACGTCGTCCCTCTCCGCTTCTCTGTCTCCGACCTCCGATCTATCTCCTCCGGCTCCATCCTCCCCACGCTCCTCCCCTACAGAGCTCTCCGCCTCTCCACCGACCCCCTCGCCGTCTCCGGCGTCGACGTCGTTTTGCCCGGCCTTTTCTACTCTCGCCGCGTCGCCGTCCACGGCCTCGGAGGCATCGTCAGTCTCAGCTCTGTCGTTCCCTACGGTTCTCATCTTCAGGCCAGTGCTCCCGTGGCAAGCGGCGGCGCCGATAAGGTCGCGCCCTTGAAAACTGTGTCCAACCGCACAGATCTCTCTCCGGCGGCCACACCACAGTCTGAAGCCGTGTCGCTCATGAATGCTCATTCCAACGGGACGGCCAGCGCTGATCTTTCTCCGGTTGTAGCTGAGTCGCCGGTGACCACTGCATCTCCATCTCCGCCGACTGGAGTACACGATAACTCGACGGCTTCCGAAGATACTCCCTCGGCATCTCCAGTACCGTCACCGTCGGCCGATTCAGTACCGGAAAGAGCTAGGGCTTTGTTGATGGAGATTTCAGACTGCAATTCCGACTCCGAGGGTGATGAAATTTCCGAGAAATCGCCGCTGCTGATGGAAGCGCAAGCGGTTGGTGAGGTGAAGAAATGTGGAGCGTTGGATGAGATGACCATTGACTGCTTTGTGCCTGAAGACGGGGATGGACTAGAACAGCTCAGCCTTAAGCGGGTGGTTCGAGCTTTGGTTTAA
- the LOC133706579 gene encoding probable L-cysteine desulfhydrase, chloroplastic, giving the protein MASSPDHNHNHNHTLNGDSNTHASKKPKLSFITPSEIAAEFSHHDPTVARINNGSFGSCPDSVLQAQRRWQLKYLSQPDHFYFNHLQTGILHSRTLIKDLINADHVDEVSIVDNATTAAAIVLQQAAWGFSESKFEQGDAVVMLHYAYGAVKKLIEAYVTGAGGHVIEVPLPFPLNSNDEIVTEFKKALEKGKANDRRVSYGNGLAIESAWIGTRDYSPQLVVPAVLDFVNRFEGGIEGIRKRNHETVVEMGQMLAER; this is encoded by the coding sequence ATGGCCTCCTCCCCCgaccacaaccacaaccacaaccacacctTGAACGGCGATTCCAACACCCACGCCTCCAAAAAGCCCAAACTCTCCTTCATCACCCCCTCCGAAATCGCCGCCGAATTCTCCCACCACGACCCCACCGTCGCCCGAATCAACAACGGCAGCTTCGGGTCCTGCCCCGACTCCGTCCTCCAGGCCCAGCGCCGCTGGCAGCTCAAGTACCTCTCCCAGCCCGATCACTTCTACTTCAACCACCTCCAAACAGGCATCCTCCACTCCCGCACCCTCATCAAGGACCTCATCAACGCCGACCACGTCGACGAGGTCTCCATCGTCGACAACgccaccaccgccgccgccaTCGTCCTCCAGCAGGCCGCCTGGGGCTTCTCCGAGAGCAAATTCGAGCAGGGCGACGCCGTCGTCATGCTCCATTACGCCTACGGCGCCGTCAAGAAGTTGATTGAGGCCTACGTCACTGGCGCCGGCGGGCACGTCATTGAGGTACCCTTGCCGTTTCCTTTGAATTCCAACGATGAGATTGTAACCGAGTTTAAGAAAGCTTTGGAGAAGGGGAAGGCTAATGATAGGAGGGTTAGCTATGGGAATGGATTGGCTATTGAAAGTGCTTGGATTGGGACTAGGGATTACAGCCCTCAGTTGGTTGTTCCGGCGGTTTTGGACTTTGTCAATAGGTTTGAAGGCGGAATTGAGGGGATCAGGAAGAGAAATCATGAGACTGTTGTTGAGATGGGGCAGATGTTGGCGGAGCGATGA